The segment TCCTTTTCCAAATCCTTGTTGGTGGCAGCTATGATTCTTACGTTTACTTTTATATTTTCTTTGCCGCCAAGACGCCGTATTTCCTTGTCCTGAAGCACCCTCAGCAGTTTGGTCTGCGTAAGAAGCGGCATGTCGGCTATTTCATCAAGAAACAAGGTGCCTGTGTCTGTAGATTCAAGCAGACCGATTTTTCTGTGTGTTGCCCCTGTAAAGGCTCCCGCCTCATAGCCAAAAAGCTCACTCTCTATGAGATTATCCGGTATGGCTGCACAATTTATCGCCGTAAAGGGAGCGGCTTTTCTGCTGCTGTTGTAGTGAACCGCCCGGGCTATCAGTTCTTTACCGGTTCCACTCTCACCATTTATCAGAACTGTTGCAGAGGTCGGAGTTACCTTTTTAACGACATCCATTACCTCCTTTAGTTTCTTTGATTGCCCGATTATCCCGTCAATTTTAAACTTATCATATAATTCCTTATGAAGACGGATGTTTTCCCTTAACAGATTCATTCTCTCAACCGCCTTTGCCACAATCAACAATATAACATCCTTGTCAAGAGGTTTTGTAAGATAATCAAAGGCGCCTTTTTTCATGGCCTCCACGGCACTTGAAATTGTGCCAAAAGCTGTTATCACTACCACTGCCGGTCTCAGGGGTTCATACGGAAGCTTATCAAGCAACTGCACTCCCGACATTCCACCCATTTTTAAGTCAGTTATTACCACATCCGGTGTCAGTTCCATTATGAGCTTTAACCCTTCCTCAGCAGAGGCGGCAGTGAGGGCCTCATATCCCTCATCTACCAGAATTGTCCTTAGAATATCGCGCTGAAGCGGCTCATCATCTATAATTATTATTCTGGACACAGTGTTGTACACGGGCAAGGCAGAATCAATCTTACCTCTGCACCCTCTCCTTCCGTACTTTCTATTTCCACTCGCCCGTCATGCTCCTCCATCACCCTTAAGGTCATAGGAAGGCCAAGGCCGGGATGATTTTGTTTGGTGGAAAAAAATGGTTCAAAAATCTTTTTTTTGTTCTCCACTGAAATACCTGTTCCATTGTCGCTTATTGAGAGCATAAACTCCTCCTCTGTGTGCACCGTTGTTATCCTTAGCACCCCGGCTCTTCCGGAGTATGACATTGCCTGAAAAGCATTTGTTATTATATTTAAAATACATGTTTTGAAAAAGTCCGGATCAACTTTTAGTTCAATATCTGAGTCATAGTCTTTGATTATTGTAACCCCCTCCGCCTCAGCCTTTGCCCATATCAACGCTAACACGTCCTCAAGAAGACTGTTTATTCTAACCGGTATAAGAGTGAATTTAAGCGGACGGCTGAAGTCAAGGTAGTCATTTACAAATTTATTGAGTCGCTGGATTTCATGTTTTATGCCGCCAACAAGGTTTTTAAACTGTTGAGCATTGTCTTTTTCAGCAGGAACAAATTTATCGTTTATATAGTCAATACTGAGATTTATAAAGTTAAGTGGATTTCTTATCTCGTGGGCCATATCACGGGTGAGTTGAACAAGACCCGTAAGGTGTTGAGCATCGCGCAGTTTATCCTCAAGATTTTTACTTTCCCTGAGTTTTTCCGCCATGTAGTTGAAGCTATCAGCCAGTTGCCCTATTTCATCTTTACTTACAACTGTTACGCGCTGGTTTAAGTCTCCTGCCGAAATGCGCCTTGAGGCATCAACTATACGCTTAATCGGAAGTGTATATCTTCTTGAAAACACCAGTGTTATCAATGTGGCTATGCTAAAGACAAGCGTTGTCGTGAACAATCTCTTAAAAGTGTTTTGCTTAATCAAAGAGGAGAAATCCTCTTTATTAATTATCAAGTGTATGTAGCCATACTGCTGGCCCTCGGCTACTATCGGTATAATGACATTGTAAATCTTATCGTCGTCGGAAACATGCTCACCCAGCTCTGCCTTTATGACAAGTTCCTTTTTTCTGTGCGACACCGGAGCACCTACCTTTAACTGGTTTGTGCTTGCCAGTATCTCTTTTGAATCGGTGCTTATTATTGAGATTTCCTTAATCCCCTTTTTATTTAAATCTGTCAGATATTTAGAAAGCCGTGCTTTATCGGTCTTCCCTGTGATTTCCTCCACTCCTATCTGAATTGCTTTTGTAAGTTCACCGGTCTGACGTTCCACTTGCAAAAGGAGGTTTTTTTCAAGCTGAAGGTTAAAAAAAACGAGTGAGGACGTCACTATAAAAGTAAGAAGCATCATCATAAGAATAAGACGGATTTTTATAGACGGGATGAAAAAAAGCCTGTTTAACATCTTTTATTGTACCATAAGAGAAAGCCGGAGGGGAAGGACGGTGTCCTTCCCCTAAGTTTCCGCAAATTTAAACTATTAATATACTATTATTGTCTTTCTTAATGTCCCTTTTTCTTGTCAAGTTTGCCCATAAGTTTAAGGGTATATGAGACGAGATGCCATCTTCTCTCCTCATTTAACGTATCCTCGTATGAGGGCATTCCAGTGCCGTCAAGCCCTGTTGTAAAGGTCATATAGATGTCCTCAGGAGCCGAGCCTTTTTTAAGATCGCCTGTAAGGAAATTAAAGGGTAATATTTGAAAACCCCAGTCATCTTTAATATCATTAGACTTGGTTCCATCGCCTTTACCGGTTTCACCGTGACATTCCCAACATTTCATATCCTTATAAACCACTTTCCCCTTCTTTACCGAGTCCTCAGAACCTACCCACGGCGGCCTGATAGCCTTTATTGGTTCACACGGCTGGTCCTCGGTAAATCTCGATGAAAATGTCTTTATATGCTCCCTCAAGGCCTTTCTTTCTTCCAGCGGCAAGTCTTTTAAATTTGTCATAAATGACCTTGGGATGCCGTTTGTTATAGTTCTGAGAAGGTCATCATCTGAGGGCAAACAGCCGGAAGAGGTAGTACGAAATCTGTAAAGCCCCAGCGTAAAGTCCCTCGGACGTATTTCAAGAATGCGTCCGCCGGCCTCCTCTTTTCTGAGCACTCCCGCCGCCCCATTGCCGTCTCCCTTTTTACCATGGCATGGCGCACAACGAGTATTATAGAGCTTTTCACCCGGCTTGACATCTGCGCCATCCCCTGCTTTCACTGTAGTAGCAGTGACACCTATGTTCAGAAAAAACATACATAGCGCTGCGATTAATATATATTTCAGTTTCTTCATATATTCCTTCCTTGCATTTTACTGTTGTCAATCATCAGGGCAACACCCCTGTTTAACATATATCCCATGCCTGTCATTTTATTTAGCAGCACTTGGAAACTCCCTTATGAAAGCAACCACATCGGCAACATCCTGTTTACTCAACGCTGCCGAATCCTTAATAAAAGGAGGCATCGGTGTACCGGCTCTGCCATCAGCTATAGTTACGGCAAGTAATTCGGGATCAACTTTTTTCTGAACCACTGGTGATCTTAGGCTGATGCCTAGTAAATCCTCACCGCCCTTGCCCTCTTTACCATGGCAAACGGCACAGTTCAATTCGTATATATCCTTACCGTGTTGTGCATTACCCTTAAACGCTGCTAAACCAAATGGTTCTTGTGGCTCCATCGGTCTGTTTTGTACCAAATATCCGATTATTTCTTTTATATCCTCATCGCTAAGCCCTGCCGCCGTGCTCTTCCATGCAGTCATCTGAGTGCCGCCTCTACCTTCTTTTATGATTACTTCCAGATTTTTGTCATCCATTATCTTCAAAAACGAAGGATTTTTTATAGCAGGCACAGTGCGTTTGAATATCTCATCGTATAAACTTTTGTCACCGTCACTGTGGCAGGCGCCGCAGTACATTTTATACAATGCCTCGCCGTCTTGTTTGCCCTGAGAGGTATAATTTATACGCCTGTACTTTTTCGGCATCTCATCAGACCTCAGTGACAACATGTAAGTAGTCAGCAAATCGGCCTCACCCTGCTGGAGTTTGACTTTCATTGCAGATTCCGCCACTAAAGCGCGAGGGTCGTCAAAGTGCTGCTTTAACCAGTTAAACACTGTACGCTCCCCTGTGACGTGTTTCATCGGGAAATAGGCTATCGGCTGGTAACCTACACCGTCCAGCGCCTTGCCGATATCTCCACCCACACCATTTAGCTTATGGCAGCCTTTACAGCCTTTCTCTCTAAACAGTGTCTCGCCTTTTACAACATTGTCGCCGCCGTTTTTAGTTAACATGTTAAGGTCATGGCACTGTAAACATGCGTTTTGAACATAGTTAAGCGGCAGGATTGGGTGGTCCCAGTGGGTTTCATGCCCCTTACCGTGTGCTTCCTTTTTGTTTGTGGCAAAACTCTGGCCCTCATGACATACAGTACATCCAAATTTATCCACCGGATGATTGACAAGGTAGTTGCCACTGTGTTTCTTAAACGGCACTTTGACATCTTCCATTAGTGGATTATCCACTCCCGCATGACAGTTCACGCAGCGGTCCTCTCTTTTTAAATCACTTAGGTAAATCTGCTTAAACCCCAGAGGCATGGCCTTAGCCCTTTTCTTTGTAGCCTCGTCCTTAGCATTTTTGACCAGTAAGTCCTTGTACTCGGCTTGATAGTACTTCCACTCAGGCATTACCGCATGATATGCCGTTAATCCTAAGTAAGAAATGACAAGTAGCCCGGATATCAATAAAACGGATAAATAAAATCTACTGTGCATTTTTTACCTCATTCTTTTTATTATTCAAGTCCATTTATCAGTTCTCAGCCATCAGTGGATTGGCCACTGGCTCCTTGACCAGTAAAAATCCCAGTTCGGTCCTCTCATCTCAGTTGCAAAATATGTAAGGATCACATAGCTGACCAAAAACATAACAAACAAGGCCATAGCGCCCATCCTGGTTGATTCAGTTCTCTTTATAACAAATAATGACCACAGCATCATAAATCCGACCCAAATGCTGCCCGGATTTATAAGTGTGATAACCAGTTGAGGTATCTCAGGAAACCAGTTTCTAAGCCACCCAAAATTAACCGCAAAAGCCAACATCCCTATGACAACTATGATACTGATTATAAATGCCTCAGCGGCTATATATTTTCCTCTTCTGTCGGTAAACCAAACGCCCACTTTTTCCTGCTCTCTGTCAAGGTATGGGATAAGTGCAAGCCCTAACAAAGCCACAGAGGGAAGTCCGACTCCGCCCATAAATGCCGAGTAGGACAGAAGCTCCTGAAGCCCAAGAAAATACCATGGAGCCTTAGCAGGGTTTTCAGGAATGAGCGCATTTGCCATCTCCTTAAGAGGTGCATCCACATAGTATGAATATATTAACGCTCCGGCCAGTGTGGCCATCATAACTGCCAGTTCAGCTATCAGCAGATTGGGCCAGCTCATAACGGTGTTTTCGATATCTTTATCAACAGCGGGGGTTTTACCCTTTGCTAATTCCATTAAGCCGTAAGTCTTGTATGTCGGAAATATACCGCCGACTTTCTTTGGCTCAAGTACGTAGCCGATGTCGCTGTTTCTGACGGTAAATCCCTCCGGTTTTGTCAGGCCGCCGTCTTTTCGTATCCTCCAGAAGTGAATGCCGACAAAGATGGATATAATAATAGGAAGGAGCATGACATGAAACAGATACACTCTGTTAAGAGCCTCTTTGCCAGGGGTTAAGCCTGCAAAAACAAAATCTGTCGTAAATGTGCCGACATCAAAAAATTTGGTTAACCCCAGTGAATCGGTGAGTTCTTTTGGAGACATCATGATATTTGACACTATGACCATAGCCCAGTAGGAGAGTTGGTCCCACGGCAGCAGGTACCCGGAGAGGTTAAGTGCAAATGTTAAAATCAAAAGCACAATGCCTACCAGCCAGTTGAACTCCCTGCCGGCCTTGTATGAGCTGGTAAAGAACACCCTTGCCATGTGCAAAAACAGAAAGACAATCATTCCCTCGCCGGCCCATTTATGGAAGTTTCTGGCTACTTTACCTCCAAAGACCACATTATTAATATTTTTTACCGTCTTAAAGGCATTTTCTATCGAGGGGTTATAATAGACCATAAGAAAAACGCCCGAGACCACTACAAAGACAAACAGAAAAAACGCAATAAGCCCCAACCCCAGAGTATAGGATGGCCGCAGCGTGTTTATGTGCGTTTTAACACCCTGAATGTGCATAAAGAAATTATTATAGATAACCGACGCCCTTGACTTGTCAGAGGTTGGCTGCCCGCCTCTGAACACAGAGCCGATGAAAGAATCGGTCAGCGACTTTAAATTCCCTATGAATTTGGAAATTCCCGATTGATCAGTTTCGTTCATATTTCAAACCCTCTCTTTTCTTAAGCAAATCTATTTTTTGTGCCCGCGGGTACTTCACGTGACGAATCAACAACAAGGCTGCCATCTACGTCCTGAGTGATTTCATACCACGGTAACCCTCTGGGGGCCGGGCCCGATGTTACCTTGCCGGCCTGATTGTACTTTGAGCCATGGCACGGGCATTGAAAACCTGTCTCCGTCTCAAAAACCAGGCAGCCCAGGTGCGTGCATACGCTGGATATAGCGTAAAGGCCGCCCTCATCCGAGAAAATAAAAACCTTCTTGTCATCAAGCTTTTTGAATGTGCCCACCGGGAAGTTTTCAGGTTTCCCAATCTTGAAACTGCTTGATTCCTCGTAACGGGCGTCTGATTTAAAAAACCTGAAAACACCTGCTAAAATTCCCAGGCCGGCCAGCGCAGCAGTAGCTAAAGCCGAGAAAGACAGAAAATCCCGTCTTGAGACTCCTCCTTCTTTGTCCTGTGCATCTTCACTCCTCATCTTTGTACACCTCCTTGAAAGCGAATCTTTCCATGGTTATAGCATCTACAGGGCAACGGTGTGCACAGTAGCCGCACCTTATGCACCTGTCCTCATCTTTTATTATCGCTGAGCCGGTCGTTCCCTCAGGCAGTTTTCCGTAGCGGTTTACGTACAAAGCTGTAAGGGTTTCGTTGCCTTTGATTTTATCCAGTCCGACCAATCTCAGGCAATACTCAGGGCACACATCGGCGCACCCTCCGCACAGTATGCACCGGTCACCGTTAAATATTGTGTTGACGGCGCAGTTTAAGCACCGGTCACCTTGTTCTTTTGCTAAGCCCTCTTCAAAGCCGGTCTCTACAAGGTGTTCCACACTTTTGAGTCTTGCCTCAACATCTGCCGCCGGCACATGGGCACGTTCTATTTTCTCATAATTGGATATGTGTGCCACCTCATTGTCTGCAACCTCATTCTCTCGATATAACGCATGCACCTCGTGTGTCTCTAAGGTTAGTGTCCTTCCGCTTATGTATTGGTGAATTTTTAAGGCAGCCTTTTTCCCGCTTGCCACGGCGTCTATAACAAGTTTCGGGCCATAGGCCAAATCCCCTGCAACAAAAAGCCCGTCCAAAGAC is part of the Nitrospirae bacterium YQR-1 genome and harbors:
- a CDS encoding cytochrome b N-terminal domain-containing protein, coding for MNETDQSGISKFIGNLKSLTDSFIGSVFRGGQPTSDKSRASVIYNNFFMHIQGVKTHINTLRPSYTLGLGLIAFFLFVFVVVSGVFLMVYYNPSIENAFKTVKNINNVVFGGKVARNFHKWAGEGMIVFLFLHMARVFFTSSYKAGREFNWLVGIVLLILTFALNLSGYLLPWDQLSYWAMVIVSNIMMSPKELTDSLGLTKFFDVGTFTTDFVFAGLTPGKEALNRVYLFHVMLLPIIISIFVGIHFWRIRKDGGLTKPEGFTVRNSDIGYVLEPKKVGGIFPTYKTYGLMELAKGKTPAVDKDIENTVMSWPNLLIAELAVMMATLAGALIYSYYVDAPLKEMANALIPENPAKAPWYFLGLQELLSYSAFMGGVGLPSVALLGLALIPYLDREQEKVGVWFTDRRGKYIAAEAFIISIIVVIGMLAFAVNFGWLRNWFPEIPQLVITLINPGSIWVGFMMLWSLFVIKRTESTRMGAMALFVMFLVSYVILTYFATEMRGPNWDFYWSRSQWPIH
- a CDS encoding Rieske (2Fe-2S) protein translates to MRSEDAQDKEGGVSRRDFLSFSALATAALAGLGILAGVFRFFKSDARYEESSSFKIGKPENFPVGTFKKLDDKKVFIFSDEGGLYAISSVCTHLGCLVFETETGFQCPCHGSKYNQAGKVTSGPAPRGLPWYEITQDVDGSLVVDSSREVPAGTKNRFA
- a CDS encoding ATP-binding protein → MLNRLFFIPSIKIRLILMMMLLTFIVTSSLVFFNLQLEKNLLLQVERQTGELTKAIQIGVEEITGKTDKARLSKYLTDLNKKGIKEISIISTDSKEILASTNQLKVGAPVSHRKKELVIKAELGEHVSDDDKIYNVIIPIVAEGQQYGYIHLIINKEDFSSLIKQNTFKRLFTTTLVFSIATLITLVFSRRYTLPIKRIVDASRRISAGDLNQRVTVVSKDEIGQLADSFNYMAEKLRESKNLEDKLRDAQHLTGLVQLTRDMAHEIRNPLNFINLSIDYINDKFVPAEKDNAQQFKNLVGGIKHEIQRLNKFVNDYLDFSRPLKFTLIPVRINSLLEDVLALIWAKAEAEGVTIIKDYDSDIELKVDPDFFKTCILNIITNAFQAMSYSGRAGVLRITTVHTEEEFMLSISDNGTGISVENKKKIFEPFFSTKQNHPGLGLPMTLRVMEEHDGRVEIESTEGEGAEVRLILPCPCTTLCPE
- a CDS encoding c-type cytochrome, whose amino-acid sequence is MKKLKYILIAALCMFFLNIGVTATTVKAGDGADVKPGEKLYNTRCAPCHGKKGDGNGAAGVLRKEEAGGRILEIRPRDFTLGLYRFRTTSSGCLPSDDDLLRTITNGIPRSFMTNLKDLPLEERKALREHIKTFSSRFTEDQPCEPIKAIRPPWVGSEDSVKKGKVVYKDMKCWECHGETGKGDGTKSNDIKDDWGFQILPFNFLTGDLKKGSAPEDIYMTFTTGLDGTGMPSYEDTLNEERRWHLVSYTLKLMGKLDKKKGH
- a CDS encoding c-type cytochrome, encoding MHSRFYLSVLLISGLLVISYLGLTAYHAVMPEWKYYQAEYKDLLVKNAKDEATKKRAKAMPLGFKQIYLSDLKREDRCVNCHAGVDNPLMEDVKVPFKKHSGNYLVNHPVDKFGCTVCHEGQSFATNKKEAHGKGHETHWDHPILPLNYVQNACLQCHDLNMLTKNGGDNVVKGETLFREKGCKGCHKLNGVGGDIGKALDGVGYQPIAYFPMKHVTGERTVFNWLKQHFDDPRALVAESAMKVKLQQGEADLLTTYMLSLRSDEMPKKYRRINYTSQGKQDGEALYKMYCGACHSDGDKSLYDEIFKRTVPAIKNPSFLKIMDDKNLEVIIKEGRGGTQMTAWKSTAAGLSDEDIKEIIGYLVQNRPMEPQEPFGLAAFKGNAQHGKDIYELNCAVCHGKEGKGGEDLLGISLRSPVVQKKVDPELLAVTIADGRAGTPMPPFIKDSAALSKQDVADVVAFIREFPSAAK
- a CDS encoding sigma-54 dependent transcriptional regulator, whose amino-acid sequence is MSRIIIIDDEPLQRDILRTILVDEGYEALTAASAEEGLKLIMELTPDVVITDLKMGGMSGVQLLDKLPYEPLRPAVVVITAFGTISSAVEAMKKGAFDYLTKPLDKDVILLIVAKAVERMNLLRENIRLHKELYDKFKIDGIIGQSKKLKEVMDVVKKVTPTSATVLINGESGTGKELIARAVHYNSSRKAAPFTAINCAAIPDNLIESELFGYEAGAFTGATHRKIGLLESTDTGTLFLDEIADMPLLTQTKLLRVLQDKEIRRLGGKENIKVNVRIIAATNKDLEK